A window of Candidatus Nitrospira allomarina genomic DNA:
AGGTAAAAAGAATCTTTTCGGCTAGGAATGGAGGGGGATGTTCTGTCATCTTTGGCAGAGTTTGAAGCTAAAGCAGAAGCCTCTTGGCAATCATCGGGAGATGACAAGGCCATTTCCTTAGGAGGACACGATGGGACATCTCCTGGTGGTTTTGGTGGGATGGAGGAAAGTTGATTCATTGGTGGTTTAAGGGTACTCAGGATGAGATGGAATCTTAGTTAAAGATGAATAGAAGAATCAAATGGCATCGTCGTCCCTCTTGGCCGTCTAATTCTTTCGAGAAAATCCCTCCTCACCTTTTGAGCGGTTCTCATGGAGGATTGAGATAATAATGGAATATGTTGTGGGCGCCCGTATTCATCAATTGCAGACCATTGATCCAGGAGAAATCCGGTTGATCCAGTTAGCACTGCCTGAGGAAGTTGAGATAGCGGGAAAACTATACGCCCTCCGAGATACCATGCGTCCAGGAACAGCCTTTCTCGCAAAGCCCTGGGGAGACCGGACGGGCAAATATCGAAGACGGATGTATACCCGGTCAAATGCCTCCTTCAACGAGCCACGCTTGTTGGAGACGTTCATCAATTATACCCATCTCGAACAGTCTGATACCTCCAGTTGGTGGCAATCGGAAATGGCCACCGACTGGTTTGAGAAGGGAAAAACTGTAGAAGTTCGTCTGCAAATGGACGAAGAGAAGGGGAGCGCGTTGGTGTATGAAAATACCAAGGTATGTAAGGCTACGAATCTTCGCTTGGAAGACGATGGGATATGGGAGGGAATGCGAATGGTTTGTGTGGCCTTTGGCACGGGCATTACGCCATTCTTATCGTATGCCCGATATTTAAAAGCCAAAAATTTTGGTCGAAACGGAGGGAGAGTTGGAGCCCACCTGACGCTGGTGGTTAGTGTTCGCCATGAGGGGCAGTTAATGCTCCATGAGGAAATGGTTGCGCTTGAGCACCAATTCCCCGAACATTTTCGATATCAACCAGTTCTAACTCGATCCTGGCCGATTTCCTGGGGATATCCGAAAGGTCGAATCCAGCGAGTGGTACACTCCGTCTCCGGACACGAGCAAGTTGACATTTCACCGCTTCAAACTATTGTGCCGAAATTAGCTCAATCGCATTTACGGATATGTGGGAGCGTCACGGCCTGCCGGCAGCTCACTCTGGGGCTTGAACAAGGCGGGTTGGTTCCGCTGACGCTGCGCACGGAGTCCTGGTAGAAGAAATCCATGCTGAAAGACAGAGGAATTTGGTGTGGATGGATTCCCTATTCCCCTGCGGGCCGTGTAATGGAATCTGGAATCGTGACATTTGGACGGCGTAATAAGCGAATCACAGGCCGACCAAGGAAGGTGTAATGTCCACAGATCAGACAGTGCAAGCTGAGTGTGACAAGAAGTTCCTGCTCCAACTGTTCTAATTGTACTGTTCGCGACCCACATCGACAACAACGAGGATACTTGTCGGAGGAGGCCTTTTGGGTCAAGGTCTTTTTGGGAGAGGTCTTGCGTGACTTGCCGATTGGTTGGTCCGGCTGTGTTGACTTTTTCATGACTGAATCCTTGGTCAAGGTAATAGAAGAACCCATCTGGTTATAACCAATTCCTGTGCCAAAAATTCGGAGTAAAAAGTGACAGGAAAGTCCAAAAACGACCTAGAAATAGGGGAAAGGAGGCTGACACTGGGTAAAATTTTCCCGAGGAACAGGGTCAAAAATGCTGAGCTGACGTGCTGTTGGCCGACTAAAATTTATTGACTGGGAATGGGAGTCGAGGGGCGAGAGAGGATGGCCTCAGAACGTAGGCGGAGATTAGCTGCTTCCGATGGTCGATTCGCTGCTTGCAACATTCGAGCATATCGTTGAAGGATGGCTGCCACGTCCGGATGGTTTGGGCCATTCGCGGTTTCCTTTAATTTGAGGGCCCGTTCATATTGCGCAGCGGATTTGTCATATTCTTTCCGATCTTCGTAATAGGTGGCCAAACTATATAGACTACTTAGAAGCAGGGGATTTCCCGGTCCTAACCCTTCAGCATGTTTAACCGTGGCCAATAACTGGTTTTCTAACGCAGGGGTGGGTGCTTCTCCGGTTATTGCCGGAAGCGAGGTCCGAGAAGAAGGCGAAGGTGTTTTTGAATGGGAGGTACATGCGCTGAGTAGGCCAATCAAAAGCGTGGTGGTCCACATCATCTTAAAAATAGATCGTATATTCCGATTCATAGAATTACACCCTGACCAAGGCATCTTGAAAAAATCCCCGATTACGATTAGAAAGTCAGAAGTGATTCTATGAACTCTGAGCCTGTTCTCGCAAGTGAACTCCCCGGTTTATGATTTATCAAATACCAATTCATTGTGCTTTTTAATGGAGAAGAATACACGATGACGGTCCTGTGGTGTTCGATTTCGGCCCATGGCTTTGGGCATGCCGCGCAATTAATGCCAATCTTGAATGAATTAGGTGGGGCGATTGAAGACCTGCATGTGATTCTACGCACCCAGGTCCCTGCTGATTTCTTTCAACGTCATCTCCGCGTGAGATGGGAGTTGCAGGATGTCCAACAAGATGTGGGATGTGTCCAGCGAGGGCCCTTGCATATTGATGTGGAGGAAACATGGAAGGCCTACACCAAATTTCACGCACAGTGGGAGTCCAAGGTTGAGGAGGAAGCTCAGGCCATCCGATTGTCCAAGGCGCGTCTGGTCATCTCCAATATTTCGCCTCTTGCCATAGCTGCCGCAGCTCAAGTGAAGTGCCCGGTGGTGGGAATTGCCTCGCTATCCTGGGATCGGGTGTTAGAGCCATTTGCCCAGGCCGATTCCGGTATACATCGTTCGATTCTCGAAACCATTCGTAACAGCTATGGGTTGGCAGACTTTCTCATCCGCCTTCATCCGGGTATCGAGATGCCGGCCTTTGGTTCGACGGTTGATGTAGGGCCTTCGGCACCCTTAAGAGAACCGAATGGATATGATCTGCGAAAAGCGTTGGGGGTGGAAGAGCATGAATTGATAGTCCTCATTGCCTTTGGGGGTGTGCCGCTCAACCGTCTTCCGCTTAAGCAGATGTCCGCCATGGCCGGGTTCCACTTTTTAGTAAGCGACCTCCCATCTTTTTCTTCTTATACCTCGGTGCATCGTGTCGAAGATCTTGCGATGCCATTTGGGGAAATCAGTCAACAGGCGGATATCATCATGACCAAGCCGGGGTATGGCACCGTGACCGCTGCGGTCCAGGATAAGACGGCACTGGTCTACGTCCGTCGACATAATTTCATTGACGAACAGAGTTTGGTGGAATATATCCATCGACACGGGCGAGGAATGGAGTTATCCCGTGATGACTTTGAATCGGGCAATTGGGAACCGACTCTTCGAGCTGTGCTTAAAGTAGCGGTTCCGTCTGTGGCACATCCTTCACCGGGCACGGGTGACGTTGTTCATCAGTTAAAAACATATTTGTCGTGCTGAAGGAAAATGGGCCGGGGATCTTTTCAAGCACTATCCGGGATCAGAGAGGGATAGGGAGAGACTGTAAGGGCCTCAATGGCATTGAAGACACGTGATGCATTCAATTCTCGTTCTTTCCAAAATACTCCGATCACTTCCACGGAAAGATCCAGTGAAATCGACGGTGAGCCTTGCGTGCGATCGTGTTGACCAAAAACGACAATGGATTGTTCCCCCTCGACCAGACGAAAGACAAAGCGTATGGCTAACTCTGAGTCATCAAGGTGCATTTCCGGTTGGGTGATCACTCCACGAACGGCCACGAGACGTTGATGATAGGAATCTGGTTGACTCAACAGCATGGCAATGGAGACGGGTTCGGGTGATGTGGTAAAAGTGGAGGAGGGGAGGCGGGCTGAGAGTTGGCAGAGGAGCCTGGGTGTGGGTGGTGCCGAGGCAATTCTTTCAAGGGAAGCTTCCAAGGGAAATGCCGGTTGATGCGTAATGTCCGTCCCAACGAACAGGAAAGCATTCCATGCTCCAATTAACAGAACTTTTGAAAAAATGGTCATGAAGGAAAAGCTGTTTTTTAAAAATAACATGCAGGGACGCGTTAACGTGGATATTCGCCAAAGTTACGCAAATAATCAGGTGAAGAATTTTCTTCTGTAAGGAACATGTCAATGCCAGTTGTCGATTATTATGAGGTTCTCGGTGTTGTTCTTCAAGCATCGCAAGATGAGATAAAAAAAGCCTATCGCGCATTAGCCCTTCAGTATCATCCTGACCGCAATCGAGGAAATCGTCAGGCCGAACAAAAAATTCGTGAAGTCAATGCAGCCTATGAAATCTTGGGTGATCCGGATGCCAGAAAAACGTATGATCGAATGCGTTTGGGCTATGTCGAGCCGATGGTCCACCGACGGGATAGGGATCCGGATCCCGAGCCGGAAGAATCCATTTCTCCGTCGGTGGTACTACAACGAATGGAAGAAACCCTTCGAGAGGAATCCCGCAAACAGCTGTTTATGGTCTTGATACGCAATACACAAAGAATCAAAGAAGAATTAGGTATTATTCGGGAAAGGGTCATTCGTGCCCAGGGATATGATACCTTTCTGGAGAAAATTGTCATGCAGCGAGGCCAGGAAGCGTTAGATGAACTCGTGTCCGTGGAACTCAAACAGCGCCGAGAGCGACTCGTAGACGTAGCCGTGGAGATGGTGTGCTCGGCCGTTCCAGGTTCGTTTCGAGGCGAAGAGCAAATGGATCAGGTACGACGAAGTTTAGGACAGGCGTATCAGGAAGGATGGATCCAAGGATACGAACAAGCTTGTGAACTCCTCTACGAGCGCCGGTAATCAGGACGGATACATTGAGAAAAGCACAAATGGGAGTGGCTAAGGGAAATGATCAACAATGAGGAGACAAGTCTTATTCAGAATCCGATACCAGCAAATGGGACGCTCCATTTGCCGGATTATCGCCGTTTCGCAATCCTCAGCGATCAAAGGGAGAAGAGGGTTGCTGGAAGGGATTGCCTTTTGAGGGGTGATGCCTTGATGTGGACAATGCCTGAGCCTCCTTCGACAAGGTCACCTGGTCCTGGATGGGAGAGGGGGCACCTCGTTCCCGATGGCTTTTGGCTTTGCCACTCTCCTCATCGGAGCTCACGGCGGTCACCTGTTTTCGTGAATGATCCCCCGATGATGCGGGTTGCAGAAATTGAATAGCTCCTACTTCCGGTAATGTCATGGTCAGTACTCCTTTGCTCTTCTGAATAAGTTCGAGACTCCCATTACAATCTCTGTATCGGTATGTGCCCATAATGCTTGCGGCGCGAGAATGGGTGGATTTTATGAAATGGCATAGAACGTGAGCTATTTGCCAAAAAGGGCAAGGAACTCATTGGGATGCTCACCACACCAATAACGAGTGGATGGGCTAGGGGAGCAACAGGCATGTCAAAACAATGGTGTAACCGGAATACCTTTGAAGTCGAACGATACCAAGAAAAGATCAGGTTAATTGATCGTGTGCCTCCCTTTCATGAAATCCACCAGTCTCTCACTACCTCCCGATTATTGTGTATATAGGGAAAATGGTGTTTGCATTTAGCAGGAATCGTTCAAAACCAACTGATCTATCCCCCCTTCGTTTCCTGACAGATTCGCTAAAAGACTTGGGGGATCAGAGGTCCTTGAAATGCGGAGTGCGCTTTTCTAGAAAGGCTGCCAGCCCTTCTTGTTTATCTTCGGATTCGCAAAGTTCTCCAAACAAGGTTGCTTCTACCAGCAAACCCTCACGAAGTTTCAAATCCGATCCCCTCTGAATGGCCTGAAGGGCTGCTCGAACAGCACTTTGACTTTTTGAGGCAATCCGACTGGCAAGTCCGATAGCCTGCGGCATCAAATCTTTATCAGAGAAAACCTCAGACATCAGTCCACATGTTTTGCCATCCTCTGCTGAGAGCGAATCCCCCGTCAAAATCATTTCAGTAGCTTTCGATTGGCCGATGAGGCGAAGCAGGCGTTGGGTCCCGCCGAACCCAGGGATCAGACCAAGATTAACCTCCGGTAGCCCGAGCTGAATTCCTTCAGCAGCTAATCGGAGATGACAACACAATGCCAATTCCAAGCCTCCGCCGAGGCAGATGCCATTGATGGCTGCGATAATCGGTTTTGGCGAAGCCGCGATTTTATTAAAAATTCTTTGGCCGGTGAGGGCCAGTTTTTTCCCTTTTGGCTTGGATCCGATTTCTGCCAACATCCGGATATCGGCTCCTGCAATGAAAAACCGTCCTGTTCCGGTGATGATGATGACCTTGACTGGATCATGATTGGCCAGATCGTCCAGGGTTGATTCGAGTTCACTAATCCCTTGGGGTGTAAGCACATTTGCGGGAGGATGGTTGATCGTCACCGTCGCGACATGATCTGCCGGGTGTTCGGTTAGCCATATGCGAGGAAGTCCACTCATGGTCTTGTCTCCTCTGGAGAGTCGTGCATCTTTGGCCTGCATGCCATAGCCGAAGCCTTAAGCCATACTTTAATAATATAAATTTATTATAACATAATGATAGAATATTATTAGTTTAATATCATTAGTTGCGGACTGTAAAAAAGAAAATTTTTTTAAAAGACCATCTGGCTGAAAAACCTATCTAGAATCCTGCGAGAATTCTAGAGTCAGTAGTAAAACTGGTTTCCCTCAGAATTCATAGTAAGGAGGTCAGGACATGTCACAACTGTTCAAAGGCATGGAGCGAATAGAAGAAGCGCGCCAGGAAATGGCCGGTGAGAGTTTTATGGCGGGCCTGTTTATGGGAAATCCGGACTTCAATCTGCTGTTTCCGCCGGAAGAGCCCGACCAGGAAGAGCAAATCGGGGAAGAATATTGCCAGAAAATTGAAGATTTTCTGAAGCAGCATGTGGATCCGGACGACATCGAACGAACCGCTAAAATCCCGGAGCATGTGCTCAAGGGCCTGCTGGACCTTGGGGCATTCGGGATGAAAATACCCAAAGAATATGGCGGGCTGGGATTCTCGTATACGAACTACGGGCGGGTGCTGATGCTGATGGCCAGCTGGAGCAATATCCTGGCCCTTACCGTTGCGGTGCCACAGTCCATCGGGATTGCCATGCCCATTCTTCTCTTCGGAAACGAGGAACAAAAAAAGGCCTTTCTCCCGCGGGTGGCAAGAAAGGAAATCTCGGCTTTTGCGCTCACGGAACCCGACACCGGATCGGATGCGGCCAATATTCAAACGAATGCCGTCCTCAATGCCTTGGGCACACATTTTGTGGTAAATGGCGAAAAACTCTGGTGCACGAATGGCTCCCTCGCCAGCCTGATAACACTGGTGGCCCGCGTGCCGGCAAAACGGATATTCTTGGACGGAAAGACCAAATGGGTCCCCGTGCCCGAAGGAATAGGGGCAGAGGCTTCCATCCACACGGCGTTCATCCTGGACATGGCCAGCCCAGGCGTGAAGATTCAACAGCGATGTCAATTTGAAGGGTGCCGGGGCATTGAAAACGCCCACATGACATTCACCGACGTGCAAATTCCAGTGGAGAATCTCATTGGAGAAATCGGGAAAGGCCTGAAATACGCGTTGACCATCCTGAACGTCGGGCGGGCCATTAGCATTCCCGCGTTGTGTTTGGGGATGGCCAAGCAGGCCTGGCAACCCACGTTGGATCGGGCAAATTCACGCGTCACCTTTCAGCAGCCGCTCAGCCGGCGGCAAACCCAAATGAGGCGCGTAGGACAGATGGCTGCGGATCTTTTTGCCATGGAGGCCCTGTCCTGGCTGGTGTGGCGTATGGCCGATCAACATGCGTATGACATTCGTATTGAAGCCGCCATTGCCAAAATCGCGTGTTCGGAAAAGGCGATTAATTTTCTCAAAGGTGCGCAAACAATCTTTGGAGGGATGGGATACGAAAAGGCTGATTCCAAGCGGGTTCGGGGAGAGCCGGCCTTCGGGATTGAACAATTGGTTCGGGATATCGAAATGTACCGTATCGGGGAGGGAGCCACGGATATTCTGCGACCCTTTGTGGCCCGTGAAGCCCTGAACCCGCATTTGGAGCAAGCCAGGAATTATCTGGACGCAAAAGGCAAAGCCCTTGAACGTATCCGGGAAGGGGTGCATGTCGCCCAATGGTATCTACCCCGATACCTTGATCTGTGGAAACGGAAGCCACTTCCTTCCCGTCTGGAAATCGGTCATCCCAAAATTCGCAAGCACTTCACATATGTCGAACGGGCAAGCCGCCGTCTGGCCAGAGCCATCTTCTACATTCTGGCGATTCACCAGGAAGGGATTCGTGATGATCAGGGCAGGCAAAATAGGATTGAGTCAGTCGGGGAAGATTTGTTGATTATGGCGACCACGGCGTTATGGGCTGAACGGCAGTATAGCCGGGAAGGTGATCCCCGGGTCTGGGACTTGTCGGATGAAATATTTCATGCCGCTCGTGAGCGGATTGACCGGATGATTCCGGAAATTATTCATAATGATGATCCCGTCGCCGCAAAGGTCGGAAAGCGGGCGTTCCTGGGGCAATACCCGTTCCTAAATCACGGCATCATTCAACGGGGACTCACCGATTACCTGTCTCCAGTGCCGGCATCAGTTCGGCCAGAGAAAGATGCCTATAAGAAGCAACACTCAGAGAAAACCGTTCTCACTCCCCATGCCTGATCGCCTGATAGGTGACCTGCGGCCACGAGCGCTTCGTAATCACGGTGGGAATGGACTGATCGGGTTCCTTCCTGATGTTTCTTTAAGTAGATCTTAAAGGATTGCTTCCGGTCCCAACGAACCCCAAAAGCATCATGCCATTCACAACAGAGATGGAGATTCTTTCTTTCTCCCTGGTCCGACGTCTGCCGTTCGGCCCCATGGGAGGATGCGCTTTTTCTTGGCGGGCCGTGTCTGAGCCTGGCGAGTTAGCCCGCCCTCTGCCCTGCATCTGCCCAATTTGATGAGGCCGAATGGGGCGTCAATGGTTTTGGGCCCTTTTGCCTCCACAACAAAGGAGCCGCCCTTCGGGACGCACCAAACAATACCTCGCTGCCGGGGCGAAAGCCGGCAACACAGCACATCACGTGAACACGAGAGTTGGATACACACATGCGATGCATTCCCCTGCCAGCGGTTTTTTTCTGCCCCTAGATGGATTTCCGATCCACATCGTCAAGCTATAAGGTCAGAACCATAAATTGTGAATAATCTCTCATTTCCTTAATCATTCGCCAAAAATCCCAATCAAAAGTTTCTTGACATTTTTCCTGCCTTGTTCAAGAATCTTCCGACATTGAGACTGACTTCTTTTGTGCACTCATGGAATTCCTCGGGAATTCCTGAGTGGGTAAAAGTGCAGGAACAAAGTTATGAAAGAGCATCGATGATGGCATATGGCTCACAACCAGTGATGAAGTGTTTTTTTGATAGGAATACGCAGATCCGGGCTTGCGCGGATTTACCTAAACCTTATTAATTTTTTATGCGAACTCGCTTACTAGTCATGAATGGCCTCAGAACCGTAGACCTTTATTGGGTCGAGCACCGGGGCTCCGACGTGTATTGCGGAATAACCAGAGGCCAGGGAAAGCGATCGTACCATGAGTCTGGTCAAATACATGATACATTTTCAGGATCGAGAGCAAATGAAGTGCGGCACGTACCATTGAGGGATCTGAAAGGTCAGTTTCACCTGGTTTCTGTGAATATAGGTGATGCAGCAAAATATGTAGAGTGGGCTAAGGACGCATTCGAATATTCTGGTCGTTCGAGTGATGCCGTGTTGCTGATCGACGCGCGATCTATACCTGCCAATACACAAACCAATATAGCCGTGGGCCTTGTGGAACCCAGGAACGGTGAAGCTTTGGCATGGCTATTTTCTCTTTCAGGGGACCTTGGTGGATTATCTTTTTCCACAACTCAAGGAATGATCATTTCGTCTGTTCAGCCTTGGGTCTATGCCATCGTGTCATGGTCACAAGAGAAGAAAGAACATTAACAATGCCACGCAGGCGACCTGCGAGTTTGCCGCGCTTAATGGTTGGCGTTGTGCTGACAAGTTTGCATAATAGGGACTGCTGATGACGTATTACGCAAAATTCGAGACCGTCTTGCTCAAGGGGCATGACGAACTCAACGAGCGGTGGGTGCAGGATCGCATCGCTGAAGATCCGGTGATTCTTGGTCTCGGCGATGTCGTGTTGAAGGACAAGGAGCGCATCCAACCGCGAGCTGGTCGACTTGATCTCTTGTTGCAGGACGCGGAAGCAAATCACCGCTACGAAGTCGAGGTCCAACTGGGCGGCACGGACGAAAGCCACATCATTCGGACCATCGAGTATTGGGACATCGAGCGGAAACGCTACCCACAATACGAACATACCGCGGTGATTGTAGCCGAAATTATAACAGCTCGATTCCTGAACGTGATTAGCTTGTTCAACGGAATGATCCCGCTTGTGGCAATTCAGATGAATGCACTGAAATTCAACGACAAAATTGGGCTTGTTTTCACCAAGGTTCTCGACCAAATGACACTTGGCCTTGTCGATGAAGACGAAGAAGTGCAAGAGGCAACGGATCGTGCTTACTGGATCAAGCGTGGTTCGCAGAAAACGGTGGGGATGTGCGAAGAATTGCTTGAAATTGTCAAGACGCTCGATCCTGCGCTCGAATTGAAATACAACAAGTTCTACATCGGTTTGGCAAAGAACGGGCAACCTTGCAACTTTGTTGTTTTTCGCCCCAAGAAAAGTTTTTTGCGGCTTGAGCCCCGCCTGGCGAAATCGGACCTGACGCAAGAACAACTTGAGACTGCTGGACTTGATGTCATGGATTACGATGATCGGTGGGGCCGTTATCGTATTCGCTTAACTCCCAGCGACCTGAAGAAACAAATCGAGGTGCTGACCCAGGTCTTAACGCAAGCCTTCAACGGCTCAAACCCCTGAAGTCACCAGAACGAGTCCATGCACTGAAGCCGTCGATTTATTCGGTTTCAAATGAAGAGTCCCTTAGCTGCACCCCAAGGGATCCCCGCGGAGGAGCGAATTGACGTGAACAGATGGAACATCCCTGATTGGCTCGAGCGAGAGGTTATTAAACGAGACCGCTATTGTGTCTATTGCGGAGTTGAGTTCATAACTACGAACGTATCAAGGCGATTCAGGTCATCTTGGGAGCACATCATCAATAATGCGCGGATACTCACTCGAGGAAACATTGCCAGGTGCTGCATCTCATGCAATGCGAGCAAGGGCACCAAGGAGCTAGCCGATTGGCTTGAATGAAAGTACTGTAGTACCCGTGGGAATACGGCGGAATCCGTCGCAGAAGTGGTGAATGCAGCTCTTGCATGTCGCGCGAGGGGTAAACAAACAGGGACCTAAATTCTTTCCAGCCGACGTCTTAGGTCGTGCGGCCTTCGAATACAGCTTGACTCAAACATTTTGTTGCATCCATCCGAATCGAACCACCTACTCTTCAACACATTCCCAAGATAACGTGACCCTGCCTGTCCGCCTAGGTATTTATAGTGTTTCCAAATAATTCCCCAAGGATCACCGTCATGGAATTCCCTGTCGTTTCTATTTTTCCCATTGTCCGACGCCTGCCGTTCGGCCCCATGGGAGGATGCGCTTTTTCTTGGCGGGCCTTGTCTGAGCCTGGCGAGTTGGCCCGTCCTCTTCCCTGCATCCGCCCAATCCAATGAGGCCGAAAGGGGCGTCAATGGTTTGGGTCCTTTTGCCTCCACAACAAAGGAGGCGCCCTTCGGGACGCACCAGGCAATACCTCACTCCTGGGCCGAAACCCGGCACTTTAGTTTTTTCGTTCCTAAAAAAATAGGAAGTTTATTAAAATGACTACATACGCTGGATCACTGAATGATTGTCTTCGTTTCTTCCAGGTGTTTCTTCAGGTATTCCATAAACGGGGTGCCGCCGGTTCCTACCGAGGTTGGATTAGTGGATTGTTTCTCGCTTTGCTGATGAATATAGCTTGCGGCATAGTCCAGATGTGTGGCCCGGAATCGTGCCAGAAGTTGTACGCATTCGTGATAGGCCTGCCATAAATCTGGTTTGCTGGATTTGTGGTTCATAATATATCCGGACAGCAGCGGCCGGCCGGCATGGTCCTGCTGATGTTCCAACTTCTCAAGAAACGCGCGGTGGGCAGGTGGCATGTAGTGACGCATTTCGGTGAGAAACACGGTTAAGGGATCTTCCGCGTGCCTGATGCCCAGTGCGGCATCCAGCGCAGGAATAATCGAGCTTTGTGCCCCGGTTTCTCCTCGAAAATATTGTGGAGCTTCTTGGAACTCCTTCACTCCTTCATACACGAGCCCATTGGGAAGGGTCGGATTATTTTTCCAGCCGTGAATAAACGGCCTCACGCGGTGATAATAGATATAGGGATCACACCGCTCGGGCATGCGATCCAGCGTTCCGCACATGCCTTCCATCATTGAAGCCAAAGTCATGAGTTCCTTGGTCACTTCATCTGCATGATCCTGTTCCGCTGCTTCCTGCGCGCGTAGAATGGCGGCCATGGCCGGGCCCGCTTTTGCCTCAATGTCGACGTGGACGGCCACGAACCACTCTTCATCCAATCCTCCAAGAAAGTTTTGCAACAGGACAATATTATCGAGTTGGATCGCGTGGTCCGGGTCGAGACGACGCCAGTTGTCCAACGCATAGGAGGCATACGACAAAACCGGAGGCCGGCCTAACCGACGTGACACTTCACACCAGGGCACGGCCAGGTTGGCCGGGAGATGGTCGAGGGGGTGATCCGGATTTTCCCAAATGTAGCCATGCGCCGCAAAGGAAAGAATGCGATTGGCGTATCGGTAGGTTTCGACGGTCCATTCGTCTTTCTTGCCGGGGATAAGGTTTTGCATTCTGTTGATGGTGTTCCGGAGTTGGCGGGCCGCCAGCAACTTGGGCAGTTGCTGCCCGAGCCATTCCAGATCAGGGCAGAGTGAGCAGGAAGAAAGAGGATCCGGGACGGGCAAAAATCCGCGCTGTTCGGACATTTCAAAATGTGATAACGAACGATATTGAAGCGATGGAGGTTGCATGAGACTTAATTGTTAAGTCGCCGAGTTTCGGCCCGGCAGCCGAGGTCCTTTTGTTTTGGCAAAAGGACCCAAAACCATTGACGCCCCACCTGGCTCATCAGATCGGACGGACGCGACGACTAGGAGGGCGGGCCAACTCGCTGGGCTCAGACAAGGCCCGCCGATTGATTCCAGCGTCCGCCCAGAGGCCAGGTAGCAGGCGTCCTACCTCTAAAGGAACCAGGAGCGGGGTAGCCAATAGAGCAGTCAACCAGGTCATTCCTCTCTCCTGTCTTTCGCCTACCCAAAGAGTTTGAACCTAACGAACGCGTAACCCATTCTCCTACCCACAGAAAAACCAGAAGAACCCTTTTTAATTTAGATCCCCGCAGCAGGGAATACGCACATTCAACCGGAAACGGGAGCCTCAACTTCAAGGGACTGTTGGTGGCGGGTGATGGCCTCCACCAACGATGGGATGCCTTCTCCGGTCGTGGCCGTCACCAGCAG
This region includes:
- a CDS encoding flagellar biosynthesis anti-sigma factor FlgM encodes the protein MNQLSSIPPKPPGDVPSCPPKEMALSSPDDCQEASALASNSAKDDRTSPSIPSRKDSFYLEQMSQIPDVRQDKIAHFQQAIDSQNYVISAENLADSLIQELHPHPEET
- a CDS encoding tetratricopeptide repeat protein; its protein translation is MNRNIRSIFKMMWTTTLLIGLLSACTSHSKTPSPSSRTSLPAITGEAPTPALENQLLATVKHAEGLGPGNPLLLSSLYSLATYYEDRKEYDKSAAQYERALKLKETANGPNHPDVAAILQRYARMLQAANRPSEAANLRLRSEAILSRPSTPIPSQ
- a CDS encoding enoyl-CoA hydratase-related protein, producing MSGLPRIWLTEHPADHVATVTINHPPANVLTPQGISELESTLDDLANHDPVKVIIITGTGRFFIAGADIRMLAEIGSKPKGKKLALTGQRIFNKIAASPKPIIAAINGICLGGGLELALCCHLRLAAEGIQLGLPEVNLGLIPGFGGTQRLLRLIGQSKATEMILTGDSLSAEDGKTCGLMSEVFSDKDLMPQAIGLASRIASKSQSAVRAALQAIQRGSDLKLREGLLVEATLFGELCESEDKQEGLAAFLEKRTPHFKDL
- a CDS encoding acyl-CoA dehydrogenase family protein; translation: MSQLFKGMERIEEARQEMAGESFMAGLFMGNPDFNLLFPPEEPDQEEQIGEEYCQKIEDFLKQHVDPDDIERTAKIPEHVLKGLLDLGAFGMKIPKEYGGLGFSYTNYGRVLMLMASWSNILALTVAVPQSIGIAMPILLFGNEEQKKAFLPRVARKEISAFALTEPDTGSDAANIQTNAVLNALGTHFVVNGEKLWCTNGSLASLITLVARVPAKRIFLDGKTKWVPVPEGIGAEASIHTAFILDMASPGVKIQQRCQFEGCRGIENAHMTFTDVQIPVENLIGEIGKGLKYALTILNVGRAISIPALCLGMAKQAWQPTLDRANSRVTFQQPLSRRQTQMRRVGQMAADLFAMEALSWLVWRMADQHAYDIRIEAAIAKIACSEKAINFLKGAQTIFGGMGYEKADSKRVRGEPAFGIEQLVRDIEMYRIGEGATDILRPFVAREALNPHLEQARNYLDAKGKALERIREGVHVAQWYLPRYLDLWKRKPLPSRLEIGHPKIRKHFTYVERASRRLARAIFYILAIHQEGIRDDQGRQNRIESVGEDLLIMATTALWAERQYSREGDPRVWDLSDEIFHAARERIDRMIPEIIHNDDPVAAKVGKRAFLGQYPFLNHGIIQRGLTDYLSPVPASVRPEKDAYKKQHSEKTVLTPHA